The Streptomyces griseiscabiei genomic sequence CCTGGTCTCCGCATGACACCAACACGGCGGGAGAGGGATTTCATCCCCCCGCAATATTTGGGGGGCGCCGTTTGGGGTGGGGGGTGGGGGTTCGTCGGCGGGTGCGGGTCCGGTGGGGGCTGGTCGCGCAGTTCCCCGCGCCCCTGAAAAGCAGGGGCTGCGCCCCTTGCTTTTCCCCGCCCGCCCAGCGTCTCTCCCGCCCGCCCAGCGTCTCTCCCGCCCGCCCAGCGTCTTTCCCGTCCGCCCACCGCCTTCCCTGCCCGCCCACCGTCTTCGAGGCCCGCAGCCCCGTCGCTTTTCAGGCCCGGAGCCCCGGTGCTTTTCAGGCCCGCAGGGCCGTGGCTTTCCAGGCCCGCAGGGGCCTGGGGTTTTAGGGGCGCGGGGAACTGCGCGAGAAGCCCCACCGGAGCCGCACCCGCCAACGAACCCGCACCCCCTCCCCAGAACGCGCCCCCTACGCCGAAGCCTCCGCCCGCTCCTCCTCCGCCGCCGCCGTCGGCTCCACGTCACCCGCGACCACCTCGTCCTTGCTGAACAGGCAGACGAACGCGCAACCCGCGGCGATCAGCGCGGCGATGTACCAGTTGCCGCCGGGGAGGTCCCAGGAGAGGGAGAGGTCGAAGAGGATGCCGGCGAGCAGGGAGCCGATCATGTTGCCGGCGCTGCGGAAGAAGTGCATGGCGCCCATCGCCTTGGCGAGACGGTCGGCGGGGACCTTGCGGGCGACCCAGATGTCGAAGGAGGGGACGAAGAGGATCTCGCCGAGGACGACGGTGAGGCAGCCGACGACCACCCACACAGCGGAGCGCCCCGCACCGAACGCCGTGAACGCGACGACCATCCCCGCCAGGCCCAGGGCCATCACCGCACCGGGGCGCAGGTGCTTGATGAGGAACTTGAACAGGGGGTACTGGAGGACCAGGACGGTCAGCCCCGTGATCCAGAACGGGGCCGACGGCGCCCACCCCGACGCGTACTCCTCCATGTGCAGCGGGATGCCGACCATGAAGCCGATGGAGAGGAACCAGAAGACGGCGGAGAGGAGGAAGTAGCGGGTGGCGCCGCGGACCTCGATGCCCTTGAAGACCGCCGTGCTGACGAGCGGCTTGTGCTCCTTCGCCGGCGGCTCCCCGAAGCCGTCCCTCGGGATGAACGCGGACGCCGCCAGGCAGAAGCCGATGAAGATCGCGAAGACGACGGAGAAGAGGGTGCGCAGGTCGACGTCCGCGAGGAGACCGCCGGCCAGCGCGCCGCCGAAGAGACCCACCTGGGCCGACATCTGGAAGGTCGAGAACGCCTTCGGGCGCTCGTCGTCGGGGTACGAGACGAGGATGTTCTTCAGGCCGGGGAAAGCCGTGCCGGAGCCGAGGCCGATGAAGAGGGCCAGCACGCTGTACACGACGACTCCGCTGCCGAAGCCCATCAGGCCCAGCGCGACCGCCTCCGTCGCGGTGCCCGCGAACACCGCGCCCCGGATGCCGATCCGGGCCGCGACCCCCTCGTAGAAGAAGGTCGCGGCGAGGCGGCCGACGTACGTCATGCACATCACGACGCCGGCCCAGAAGCCGCTGTCCGTGCCGCCGAGGGAGGCGACGAGGACGGGGAACCAGATGAAGTTCCCGATGTGGGCGAGGAAGATGCCGGCGTTCACGCCGATCAGCGCCCGCCTGCGTTCGGTGGTCACGCGGTCGTTCCCTTCGGGTCGGACGGAGTACGGGGGGCGCGCAGGTCCGCTATCGCGCGGGCGAGCGCCGGGCGGTCGAGGTCCGTGCCCCGGACGACCGTGCTGACGGGCAGGGCCGACAGCGGGCGGTCCGGGGTGGCGGCGGGCAGGAGGTTGTAGGTGGCGGGGGCGCCGGCGCTCAGCGGGTGCTCGCCCGCCGGGCCGCCGCTCAGCTCGTCGAAGTAGCGGCGCCCGCCGACCGTGGCCCCGTGGCGCAGCATCCGGTCCAGCGAGGGGTCGTCGCCGCGCAGCAGATCCAGTTCGCCGAGCAGTGAATAGCCGTGGTAGGCGCCGGTGTTGCCGGAGTCGGTGCCGATCAGCAGGTCGCCCCGGCTCAGCGCGGCCAGGGCGTTGCGGCGCATGTCGGCGAGGGCGGCGGTGCGGGTCTCCTGGACGCCGTACTCGATGCCGTAGGGCTTCTCGATGCCCCTGACGAAGTCGAGGTTGCGGACGTCCTGGGTCTCGGCGAAGCCCTCGCGGGCGTACTCGGTGAGGAACTCCTCCCCCGTCATGATCATCGGGCGGAGTCCGGCGAGCGTCGAGACGAAGCGGGCGCCCTCGAACTCCTTCCAGTCGATCGCGTCGAGGGTGCGGTCGCGCACGGTGTGGGCGAAGAGCCGGAAGCCGCACGCGTACGCCCAGCAGGTCTCCTGGAGGGTGTTGCAGTCGATGACCGCCGTCACGCCGCGTTCCGCCGCCATGCGGGCGGTGAAGCGCAGCACCCGCTCGGAGAGGCGGGAGAAGCGGACCGGGCTGCCGGGCTGTTCGGTGCCGTCGGTGAACATCACCTTCAGGAAGGTGCCGCCGCGTTCGGCGTTGGCGCGCAGGGCGTGATCGAGGTCGGACTCCACGGAGAGCATGTGCACCGGGGCCGGGAACTCGACGCCGTGCCCGGTGCGGCCCGCCGTGTCGGTGGTCGCCGTCACCGCGTAGCCGCAGTGGACGATCTCCGGGTACGGCCACGGGGAGGCCTCCCGGCCGGCCGCCCAGGCGTCGGCGGCCAGCGGGAAACCGAACATGTCCACGACGTGGGTGACCCCGTGGTACAGGTACTGGAGGGCCACGATCCGGGGGTCCTCGACCGTGTCGTCCCAGTTGGCGGGGAGGGCGACATGGGCGTGGGTCTCGGTGTAGCCGGGCCACAGCTCGTGCTCGCCGCCCTGCCGGGGGCCGGTGGCGGTGAAGGCGGTGAAGACGCCGTTCTCCGTGGTGATGTCGTAGAGCGCCCCGGGGTCGAGGGCGGGGACCGCCACCCCCCGCAGCCGCCCGCCGCTCGGCGGGGCGGGGGTCATCGGGCCACCTCGACCTTCAGACGCAGCTCGATGGCGTCCAGGGCCTCCTCGTTGCGCTTGTTGACCTCGTCGCGGTCGGCGCCGGTGAAGATGATGTGGCCGATCCAGTCGAAGTTGCTCTTGGAGAGCCGGCTCACCTCGACACCGGGCTTCTTGTAGGCGAGGGCGGAGTGGAAGCCGGGGAGGTCCGTCAGGCCGTCGAAGCCGATGGACTCGACCGTGCCGGCGACCGGGGAGCCGAACCAGTGGCCGCCCGCGACGGTCTCACCGGGGAAGGGCAGTTCGGGGCGCTCGCCGAGGGCCTGGCGGATGACCTCCAGATAGGCGTCGACGCCGGAGCTGATCTGCATCAGGCTGGGCACGATGCCGCCGATGAGCCGGCCGTTGACCTCGCAGAGCACCGGTCCGTCCGGGCCGAGCAGGAACTCGGTGTGGATGAAGCCGAAGTCGACGCCCAGCTCTTCGAGGACCTTCGTGGTCATCGCGAACAGCTCGTCCTGGAGCGGGTGTCCGGTGAAGTAGGTGGCGCCCATCTCGATGAAGTGCGGGAAGCCGCTCAGCGGACGGTCGGTCAGCCCGAGGTTGACGATCTCGCCCTTGCCGAGCACACAGGACTCGACCGAGATCAGCTCACCGGTGACGAACTCCTCGATCAGGATGTCCGGGATACGGACGACGCCGCGCCCGTAGTCGACGACCTCGGCCAGTTCGGCGAGGTAGGCCGTGAGGTCGTCCTCGTCCTTGAGGTGCAGGACGTGCAGGCTGGCGGTGCCGTCGGACGGCTTCACCACGCAGGGGAAGCCGATCTCGCGGACGGCGGCCTCGACCTTCGTCGGGTCGGAGATGTGCGCGAAGCGCGGCTGCCGGACGCCCCTGCCGTCCAGCGTGAGGCGGGTGAGGTGCTTGTGGCGGGCGTTGCGGGCGCCGTCGACGCTCATCCCGGGCAGGCCCAGCGCCTCGGCGACGGCGGCGGTGTGGACGGTGTGGTACTCGCTGTACGTGGTCACCCCGTCCACCGGGCGCTCGGCGTGGATCTCGCGGGCCAGCGCCGTCAGCTCCTCGATGGAGAAGGCCTGTTCGCTCTTGACGACATGGCAGTTGGGGTGCGCGTACGCGGCCTCGGTAAGCGGGGAGACGGCGAGGTAGAAGTCGGGGTCGACCGAGACGAGGGTGACGTCGTGGCCGAGGTCGAGCACGCCCGCGATGCCGGCCATGCCGTTGGGGTTGCATTCGATCATGAGGATGTGCACGGGGACTCCTTGAATGGGCTGGTGGGTGTGATCAGTTCGTGGGGTGGGGTGAGCGGCGGCGGACGGCTACGTCCTCGACGCCCGGTCCAGCGCGTCCAGTACGGCGGGCAGGTCCAGGCCCAGTGCGGCCATGACCTCCTCGTGGTCGCCGCCCTGCGCGGGCCAGCCGCGGTCCGCGCTCACGGAGGTGACCCGGCAGGCGGGCAGCAGCAGCGCGAGCGCCTCCGCGACGCCGCCCTGGCCCCGGTGCTCCTCGACCACCACGAACCGGGAGTGGTGGCGGGCGAGTTCGGCGGCGGCGGGCACGAGGTTCTCGTGGTCGAGATACACGAGGTGCGCGTGCGCGGTGCCGGGTACGGACCGCCGGGCGGCGAGGGCGAGCCGGGTGCCCTCCTCGCCGACGGAGACCAGGCATACGTCGTCGGGTCCGGCCCTGAACTCCCAGTTGACGAGCGGGAGTTCGCCGCCGGGCAGCGGGAGGGAGCCGTACCTGGCGTTGCGTCCCGTACGGATGTAGTGCGGGCGCCCGGAGCGGACCGCCTCCCGGACGACCGCCCGCATCTCCGCGTCGCCGTAGGGGGCCGCGATCGTCACGCCCGGCACGCTGCGCAGGATCGCCAGGTCCTCCAGGCAGTGGTGGGTGGTCCCGAACCAGGCGCCGGACACACCGGCGTAGGGCGCGACGACCGTGACCCCGGCGGCCAGATAGCCGAGCGTCAGCTTGAGGCTCTCGGCGGCGCGCAGCGCGGCGAACGGCGCGAACGTGCTCACGAACGGCTTGTGGCCGCCGGCCGCGAGCCCCGCCGCCATGTCGACCATCGCCCCCTCGGCGATCCCGAGATTGAAGAAGCGCTCCGGGTGGGCGGCCTGGAAGGGGTGTCCCTTGCCGCCCAGGTCCGCCTCCAGGCAGACGATCGTGTCGTCGGAGGCGGCGAGCCGGGTCAGCTCGTCCCGGTAGGCGTCCCGCCCGGACAGGGTCACCGGGCGCGGGTCGGTGGTGGGTGCGGGGCCCGCCGGAGTGGGCCGGCGTTCGTCGGTGAGGCTCATCGGATCGCTCGCTTCCACTTGGCGGCGCGCGCCT encodes the following:
- a CDS encoding ATP-grasp domain-containing protein, yielding MHILMIECNPNGMAGIAGVLDLGHDVTLVSVDPDFYLAVSPLTEAAYAHPNCHVVKSEQAFSIEELTALAREIHAERPVDGVTTYSEYHTVHTAAVAEALGLPGMSVDGARNARHKHLTRLTLDGRGVRQPRFAHISDPTKVEAAVREIGFPCVVKPSDGTASLHVLHLKDEDDLTAYLAELAEVVDYGRGVVRIPDILIEEFVTGELISVESCVLGKGEIVNLGLTDRPLSGFPHFIEMGATYFTGHPLQDELFAMTTKVLEELGVDFGFIHTEFLLGPDGPVLCEVNGRLIGGIVPSLMQISSGVDAYLEVIRQALGERPELPFPGETVAGGHWFGSPVAGTVESIGFDGLTDLPGFHSALAYKKPGVEVSRLSKSNFDWIGHIIFTGADRDEVNKRNEEALDAIELRLKVEVAR
- a CDS encoding transketolase family protein, which encodes MSLTDERRPTPAGPAPTTDPRPVTLSGRDAYRDELTRLAASDDTIVCLEADLGGKGHPFQAAHPERFFNLGIAEGAMVDMAAGLAAGGHKPFVSTFAPFAALRAAESLKLTLGYLAAGVTVVAPYAGVSGAWFGTTHHCLEDLAILRSVPGVTIAAPYGDAEMRAVVREAVRSGRPHYIRTGRNARYGSLPLPGGELPLVNWEFRAGPDDVCLVSVGEEGTRLALAARRSVPGTAHAHLVYLDHENLVPAAAELARHHSRFVVVEEHRGQGGVAEALALLLPACRVTSVSADRGWPAQGGDHEEVMAALGLDLPAVLDALDRASRT
- a CDS encoding MFS transporter → MTTERRRALIGVNAGIFLAHIGNFIWFPVLVASLGGTDSGFWAGVVMCMTYVGRLAATFFYEGVAARIGIRGAVFAGTATEAVALGLMGFGSGVVVYSVLALFIGLGSGTAFPGLKNILVSYPDDERPKAFSTFQMSAQVGLFGGALAGGLLADVDLRTLFSVVFAIFIGFCLAASAFIPRDGFGEPPAKEHKPLVSTAVFKGIEVRGATRYFLLSAVFWFLSIGFMVGIPLHMEEYASGWAPSAPFWITGLTVLVLQYPLFKFLIKHLRPGAVMALGLAGMVVAFTAFGAGRSAVWVVVGCLTVVLGEILFVPSFDIWVARKVPADRLAKAMGAMHFFRSAGNMIGSLLAGILFDLSLSWDLPGGNWYIAALIAAGCAFVCLFSKDEVVAGDVEPTAAAEEERAEASA
- a CDS encoding amidohydrolase family protein; protein product: MTPAPPSGGRLRGVAVPALDPGALYDITTENGVFTAFTATGPRQGGEHELWPGYTETHAHVALPANWDDTVEDPRIVALQYLYHGVTHVVDMFGFPLAADAWAAGREASPWPYPEIVHCGYAVTATTDTAGRTGHGVEFPAPVHMLSVESDLDHALRANAERGGTFLKVMFTDGTEQPGSPVRFSRLSERVLRFTARMAAERGVTAVIDCNTLQETCWAYACGFRLFAHTVRDRTLDAIDWKEFEGARFVSTLAGLRPMIMTGEEFLTEYAREGFAETQDVRNLDFVRGIEKPYGIEYGVQETRTAALADMRRNALAALSRGDLLIGTDSGNTGAYHGYSLLGELDLLRGDDPSLDRMLRHGATVGGRRYFDELSGGPAGEHPLSAGAPATYNLLPAATPDRPLSALPVSTVVRGTDLDRPALARAIADLRAPRTPSDPKGTTA